A genomic window from Silene latifolia isolate original U9 population chromosome 11, ASM4854445v1, whole genome shotgun sequence includes:
- the LOC141615142 gene encoding LOB domain-containing protein 1-like, whose protein sequence is MECTSEKTMSPTSSSTPSSPQSPATSFPVTANPPVVMSPCAACKILRRRCADKCVLAPYFPPTDPLKFTIAHKVFGASNIIKLLQDLPEPQRADAVSSMVYEANARLRDPVYGCAGAICQLQKQVSELQAELAKSRAEIVNMQCQQANLIALICMHDPNMHVTPPSPPNDAFDSNTSFLNFYDDNNSINSLWDPLWT, encoded by the exons ATGGAATGCACTAGTGAGAAAACTATGTCACCAACATCATCCTCAACTCCATCCTCTCCTCAGTCCCCTGCTACATCATTTCCAGTCACCGCGAATCCTCCCGTTGTTATGAGCCCATGCGCAGCTTGTAAGATCCTTAGACGTCGTTGTGCCGATAAATGTGTATTGGCTCCTTATTTTCCTCCTACCGATCCTCTCAAATTCACTATCGCTCATAAAGTCTTTGGTGCTAGCAATATCATCAAGTTGCTTCAG GACCTTCCAGAACCACAAAGGGCAGATGCAGTGAGTAGTATGGTATACGAGGCAAACGCAAGATTAAGAGATCCGGTATATGGATGTGCTGGAGCAATATGTCAACTTCAGAAACAAGTTAGTGAACTACAAGCTGAGTTGGCAAAGTCGAGAGCTGAGATAGTCAACATGCAATGCCAACAAGCCAATTTAATTGCCCTAATCTGCATGCATGATCCTAACATGCATGTCACACCCCCGTCACCTCCAAACGATGCGTTCGACTCCAACACAAGCTTCTTAAATTTCTATGATGATAACAACTCCATAAACTCTTTATGGGATCCTCTTTGGACTTAA